In Primulina eburnea isolate SZY01 chromosome 3, ASM2296580v1, whole genome shotgun sequence, one DNA window encodes the following:
- the LOC140825654 gene encoding probable magnesium transporter NIPA6, with protein MYTANLIGFSLAVGSSAFIGSSFIIKKKGLQRAGASGSRAGSGGYKYLLEPLWWIGMATMIIGEFANFVAYMYAPAVLVTPLGALSIIVSAILAHFLLKEKLRKLGILGCILCVVGSTIIVLHAPAEHSISSVEEIWELAIQPAFLVYIASAVAVVLVLVLHCEPRCGQTNVMVYIGVCSIIGSLTVMSIKAIGIAIKLTLEGSSQVARFKSWVFAMVAATCIITQLNYLNKALDTFNTAVVSPIYYAMFTSLTIFASAIMFKDWSGQSTSNIVSVLCGFITVLSGTMVLHSTRDPEKLPSTDYYTALSPQISWLVHANGEIWKQKDNDELHPEFVAFIQQDHFK; from the exons ATGTATACGGCTAATTTGATCGGGTTCAGCTTGGCTGTTGGGTCGAGTGCCTTTATTGGATCCAGCTTCATCATAAAAAAGAAGGGTTTACAGCGGGCCGGTGCCTCTGGATCTCGTGCTG GTTCAGGAGGGTATAAATATCTGCTGGAACCACTTTGGTGGATTGGCATGGCCACTA TGATCATTGGGGAATTTGCCAATTTTGTGGCTTATATGTATGCACCTGCTGTCCTTGTCACACCACTTGGAGCATTAAGTATAATTGTCAG TGCTATTTTAGCTCACTTCTTATTGAAAGAGAAATTGCGGAAGCTAGgaatactgggatgtattttaTGTGTAGTGGGTTCTACAATCATTGTGCTTCATGCACCAGCTGAACATAGTATTAGCTCAGTGGAAGAAATCTGGGAACTAGCTATACAGCCAG CTTTTCTTGTGTACATTGCTTCAGCAGTAGCTGTTGTTTTGGTACTTGTGTTGCATTGTGAACCTCGCTGTGGGCAGACAAACGTAATGGTCTACATTGGTGTTTGTTCAATAATTGGATCCTTAACA GTAATGAGCATTAAAGCAATTGGTATTGCTATAAAACTCACATTGGAGGGCTCTAGTCAGGTAGCGCGCTTCAAATCCTGGGTATTTGCCATGGTTGCAGCTACTTGTATAATCACTCAATTGAACTACTTAAACAAG GCGTTGGACACATTTAACACTGCTGTAGTATCTCCAATTTATTATGCCATGTTCACATCGCTTACGATATTCGCCAGTGCTATAATGTTCAAG GACTGGTCTGGTCAGAGCACTAGCAACATTGTTTCAGTTCTATGTGGATTTATTACCGTTCTTTCTGGCACAATGGTTTTGCACAGTACTAGAGATCCTGAAAAACTTCCATCTACGG ATTATTATACAGCACTTTCTCCTCAAATATCATGGCTTGTCCATGCAAATGGTGAGATATGGAAGCAGAAAGACAATGATGAATTGCATCCCGAATTTGTGGCATTTATTCAGCAAGACCATTTTAAGTAG
- the LOC140825658 gene encoding putative 1-phosphatidylinositol-3-phosphate 5-kinase FAB1D, whose amino-acid sequence MCHYCGTHLPKSSNCTDQENRHPVKSSCAHFVQFCKFCGEQNYKDPINRENFSSQEMPSISPSGVLRSSESSESNCSDVSVDANLSDSGSIEISRPENFDTSSKRQDYSNLPVNGKHDIGEVSRNIETTEIGEVRERANDTVETAGSLLDDGSEKSLSDEVDAEFWLPPEPEDQEDDLVGSVANYDDDDDECGDGGAWAKTSSLSGFGEEGSGTQKFKEEKLKAMNDVRNGKFKALVSQLIKSVDVDSSGNYCENWVDMVTSLSWEAAAFVKPGAHKGTAMDPDGHVKLKCIATGSRNQSQVVKGLVFKKHAAHKHMQTRYKNPRLLLIHGSLDLSSGGLFSFDSMQQEKNNLKSIVEMIDMYHPNVILVEKSVSRDLQESILAKGITLVFDMKLHRLERVARCIGSPILSSEVTIGQKLRQCVSFHIEKFVEELVVSTEAGKKPSKTLMFLEGSPTRLGCTILLMGANSDELKKIKCVVRCAVVMAYHLILETSFLIDQRAMFSTISPCEVVDLALTNNKLISVGYDKSSISSQNESDAEVDIPISDGVHGTWSHYPIALSEENSSSSFEPYSTATFPGLTLSTSIQKVMDDSFPCFSDSSLSKPSSHNFNGRNEDDQSENDIQIAMDSDVVDQCDTKREAKSEGDNLLNHEKPFMPESSDAQNLSDSAEEQMHNKDEISSVLDSESILVLMSSRNASRGTVCEQSHFSHIKFYKSFDVPFGKFLRDNLLRQALQCKTCGEFPEAHFYYYAHHNKQLTIQVRRLPAERNLPGETEGKLWMWSRCGQYKLHDGSSKSTKRVLISSDARGLSFGKFLELGFSNQSSFSGRSSCGHSFDKDFIYFFGLGPMVAMFKYAPVATYSVSLPPQKLEFSCSVRGDFLNRDSEDVYLKGISMFNDFEESLKDIGTRYAGVTLNIQGSIKEFSDIVETLKQEKSQFEVDIKDLVKNGSEGDNVCNFLSLNRLRLELLLESYLWDQRLHALLSSDLKVVDTESINLQPTKQLPLEDAIAGQELDTTEIAVENSDSPPEYTSGAENKFDTCTDSSEFPIEDIPIHGPVEGSTEDDSCSIDELDEKGSAVPDILVKPTSEDCFNDIKRNSSEGNFVQTESIATEVESTGSDANSSLKGDHNLSVSSNLENDRAWIWAPFSDIRREYTEDIQRGYLPRFESLNSHAAESTAQKLIADEGSRLHIPLGTKDYIVTEYEDELSSIIACALTFLKDRAIVSEDPTVDARKERGMDSKSSGSSQSMTRTFSLGSPRWSSFGSSDSDSFQSPLAISSEDSHSSSFDGLDLLDSLFSYGAGHPQVSLGSGKSHGKRKYSVISVYASQFRQLRDRCCPSEIGYIASLSRCRNWDAKGGKSKSFFAKTLDDRFIIKEIQRTEFDSFMKFAPNYFEYMNQCYELGNQTCLAKILGVYQVVIRAKNGKEARHDLLVMENLSFGRHIARQYDLKGALHARFTASYNGSGDVLLDQNFVNDMNVSPLYVSRRSKRNLQRAVYNDTHFLNSINVMDYSLLVGVDTQGRELVCGIIDYLRQYTWDKQIENWVKSSLVVPKNQLPTVISPKEYKKRFRKFIDTHFLSVPDHWCSRRSKPCKLCGPIEENGL is encoded by the exons ATGTGCCATTATTGTGGCACACATTTGCCGAAGTCAAGTAATTGCACTGACCAGGAAAACAGGCATCCTGTGAAATCTAGTTGTGCGCACTTTGTTCAATTCTGCAAGTTCTGCGGTGAACAAAACTACAAGGATCCCATAAATCGAGAAAATTTTAGCTCTCAAGAAATGCCATCAATCAGTCCATCTGGTGTGTTAAGAAGCAGTGAAAGTTCTGAATCAAACTGCA GTGATGTTTCAGTTGATGCAAACCTTTCTGATAG TGGATCTATTGAAATAAGCCGCCCAGAAAATTTTGATACTTCCTCAAAAAGGCAGGACTACTCAAATTTACCAGTTAATGGCAAACATGATATTGGAGAAGTTAGCAGAAATATAGAAACTACTGAAATTGGCGAGGTCCGGGAAAGAGCCAACGACACTGTGGAAACAGCAGGTTCTTTACTTGATGATGGATCTGAGAAGTCACTTTCAGATGAAGTGGATGCTGAGTTTTGGCTTCCTCCAGAACCTGAAGACCAGGAGGATGATTTAGTGGGTAGTGTAGCAAATTATGATGACGATGATGACGAGTGTGGCGATGGTGGGGCATGGGCTAAAACTAGCTCTTTGAGCGGTTTTGGAGAAGAAGGCAGTGGAACTCAAAAATTCAAAGAGGAAAAGCTCAAAGCTATGAATGATGTTAGGAATGGGAAGTTTAAGGCCCTTGTTAGTCAACTAATCAAGTCAGTGGATGTTGATTCATCTGGAAATTATTGTGAAAATTGGGTGGATATGGTGACTTCTTTATCATGGGAGGCTGCTGCGTTTGTGAAGCCTGGTGCACACAAAGGCACGGCAATGGATCCGGATGGACATGTGAAGCTTAAATGCATCGCAACTGGTTCTCGTAACCAAAG CCAAGTAGTTAAAGGGTTAGTGTTCAAAAAGCATGCTGCTCACAAACACATGCAAACGAGGTACAAAAACCCAAGACTGCTGTTGATCCACGGGTCACTTGATCTTTCTTCTGGTGGATTGTTCTCATTTGATTCAATGCAACAG GAAAAGAACAATTTAAAATCCATTGTTGAGATGATAGACATGTACCATCCAAATGTTATTTTAGTCGAAAAATCAGTCTCTCGTGACCTACAGGAGTCTATTCTTGCTAAAGGGATCACACTAGTCTTTGATATGAAGCTCCATCGCCTGGAGAGAGTCGCTCGTTGTATCGGTTCACCTATCTTGTCATCTGAGGTTACAATTGGCCAAAAACTGAGGCAGTGTGTTTCCTTTCATATTGAAAAGTTTGTGGAAGAACTTGTTGTTTCCACAGAGGCTGGAAAAAAGCCAAGTAAAACGTTAATGTTCCTTGAGGGCTCTCCTACTCGCCTTGGATGTACT ATTCTGTTGATGGGAGCAAACAGCGATGAATTGAAAAAGATTAAATGTGTGGTCCGATGTGCAGTTGTCATGGCATATCATTTAATCCTTGAGACATCTTTCCTTATAGACCAGAGAGCAATGTTTTCCACGATTTCTCCCTGTGAAGTAGTGGACCTAGCACTCACCAATAATAAATTGATATCTGTTGGCTATGACAAGTCTAGCATTTCTTCCCAAAATGAATCTGATGCAGAAGTTGATATACCTATTTCTGATGGGGTCCACGGAACATGGTCTCATTATCCAATCGCACTGTCAGAAGAAAATTCATCATCTTCGTTTGAGCCTTACAGCACGGCAACATTTCCTGGATTAACTCTTTCAACATCTATTCAAAAAGTTATGGATGATAGCTTTCCTTGTTTTTCAGACTCTTCTCTGAGTAAGCCCAGTTCACACAATTTCAATGGAAGAAACGAGGATGACCAATCTGAAAATGATATTCAGATTGCTATGGATTCAGATGTGGTTGACCAATGTGATACTAAGCGTGAGGCTAAATCTGAGGGGGACAATTTGCTTAATCATGAGAAGCCATTTATGCCAGAGTCTTCAGATGCTCAAAATCTGAGTGATAGTGCTGAAGAGCAAATGCATAATAAGGACGAGATAAGCTCAGTATTGGATTCCGAAAGTATTTTAGTCTTGATGTCCAGTCGCAATGCTTCAAGAGGGACTGTTTGTGAGCAGAGTCATTTTTCTCATATTAAGTTTTACAAAAGTTTTGATGTTCCTTTCGGAAAATTTTTACGGGATAATTTACTCCGACAG GCACTCCAGTGTAAGACTTGTGGTGAATTCCCTGAGGCTCACTTTTACTACTATGCACACCATAATAAGCAACTAACGATCCAAGTGAGACGTCTTCCTGCTGAAAGAAATCTGCCTGGGGAAACTGAAGGGAAGCTTTGGATGTGGAGTCGCTGTGGTCAGTATAAACTGCATGATGGAAGCTCAAAATCTACAAAAAGGGTGTTGATATCCTCAGACGCACGAGGTCTATCATTTGGAAAGTTTTTGGAACTCGGTTTTTCAAACCAATCGTCATTCAGTGGTCGATCCAGCTGTGGTCATTCTTTTGATAAAGATTTCATCTACTTCTTCGG ATTAGGCCCAATGGTTGCCATGTTCAAGTACGCTCCAGTTGCAACATATTCGGTTTCTTTGCCACCTCAAAAGCTGGAGTTCAGCTGTTCTGTCAGAGGAGACTTTCTTAATAGAGATTCTGAGGAT GTGTATTTGAAAGGGATTTCAATGTTCAACGACTTTGAAGAGTCTTTGAAGGATATAGGAACTCGATATGCTGGCGTAACTCTGAATATTCAAGGATCGATCAAGGAATTTTCTGACATCGTAGAGACGTTGAAGCAGGAAAAATCTCAGTTTGAG GTCGACATTAAAGATTTGGTAAAGAATGGAAGCGAAGGAGATAATGTTTGTAACTTTCTAAGTTTGAATAGACTACGACTGGAGCTTTTGCTTGAATCATATCTATGGGATCAAAGACTACATGCATTACTCTCATCGGATCTTAAGGTGGTAGATACCGAATCAATTAACTTACAGCCGACCAAACAGTTACCACTAGAAGATGCAATTGCAGGGCAAGAACTTGATACAACTGAGATTGCTGTTGAAAATTCTGACAGTCCTCCCGAATATACTTCTGGAGCTGAAAATAAGTTTGACACATGTACTGATTCCAGTGAGTTTCCAATTGAAGACATTCCGATTCATGGACCAGTTGAAGGATCTACAGAAGATGATTCGTGCTCCATAGATGAATTGGATGAAAAAGGATCAGCGGTTCCTGATATCTTGGTGAAACCTACTTCTGAAGATTGTTTTAATGATATTAAGAGAAACTCCAGTGAGGGCAATTTTGTCCAGACGGAATCAATTGCTACTGAAGTTGAGTCCACTGGTTCTGATGCAAACAGTTCTCTCAAAGGTGACCACAATCTATCTGTTTCATCGAACCTAGAAAATGATAGAGCTTGGATATGGGCTCCATTTTCAGACATTCGGCGTGAATACAcggaagatatccagagaggATACTTGCCAAGATTTGAATCTTTAAACAGCCACGCGGCAGAATCTACGGCTCAGAAATTGATTGCTGATGAAGGTTCTCGACTGCACATTCCTCTTGGTACTAAGGACTATATTGTGACCGAATATGAGGATGAATTGTCAAGCATCATAGCTTGTGCTCTGACATTTTTGAAGGATCGAGCTATCGTATCGGAGGATCCAACAGTGGATGCTCGGAAAGAGAGAGGAATGGATTCTAAGTCGAGCGGGAGTTCTCAGAGCATGACTCGAACATTCTCTTTGGGTTCTCCTCGTTGGTCTTCATTTGGTTCTTCAGATTCCGACAGCTTTCAATCTCCACTCGCCATTTCATCAGAAGATTCACATTCATCAAGTTTTGATGGTTTAGATTTGTTGGATTCATTATTTTCTTATGGTGCTGGCCACCCACAAGTTTCTTTGGGTTCAGGGAAGAGTCACGGGAAGCGTAAATACTCTGTTATAAGTGTATATGCAAGCCAGTTTCGTCAGTTACGAGATCGGTGTTGTCCTTCTGAGATCGGCTATATTGCTTCTCTAAGCCGTTGTAGGAACTGGGATGCCAAAGGTGGGAAGAGTAAATCTTTCTTTGCCAAGACCTTAGATGATCGATTTATTATCAAGGAAATTCAGAGGACGGAATTCGATTCTTTCATGAAATTTGCTCCAAACTACTTTGAGTACATGAACCAGTGCTATGAGCTGGGAAACCAGACCTGTCTTGCTAAAATTCTTGGCGTCTATCAG GTCGTCATTCGAGCGAAGAATGGTAAGGAGGCCAGGCATGATCTCCTGGTGATGGAGAATCTTTCATTTGGTCGGCATATAGCTAGACAGTATGACCTTAAAGGAGCTTTACATGCTCGATTTACCGCCTCTTACAATGGTTCAGGAGATGTTCTTTTGGATCAGAATTTTGTCAATGATATGAATGTTTCACCTCTCTATGTAAGCAGAAGATCAAAGAGGAATCTGCAGCGGGCTGTGTATAATGACACACATTTTCTCAAT TCAATCAATGTGATGGACTATTCTCTTCTTGTGGGAGTGGATACTCAAGGTCGTGAACTGGTTTGTGGGATCATAGACTATCTCAGACAGTATACTTGGGACAAGCAAATTGAGAATTGGGTTAAATCTTCACTTGTTGTTCCTAAGAACCAGTTGCCGACTGTAATCTCTCCCAAAGAATACAAAAAGAGATTTAGAAAGTTCATTGATACACACTTTCTGAGTGTACCGGATCACTGGTGTTCCCGAAGATCTAAACCTTGCAAACTGTGTGGTCCTATCGAGGAAAATGGTTTGTGA
- the LOC140828677 gene encoding putative F-box protein At1g47790: MIRQSSPLTKLPLEIISNILTRIPILLIVRLKCFCHAWLELFDSPEFSKLHLSKSSAGLLVDQHLGGSYMIKIFRFEDELVVECQQLNYTPVRRFDLTEFKCHTISGSVDGFLCFRHVGHIDNLYICNPITCEYISLPTLESCVQFPSMVTYGFGVSTISCQHKVVRIFHESELDQAGVTAMSDFYMFDYSNKNKTTSKMDVVEMACCGSVESILHVPALVSLTCFGRENVNSL; the protein is encoded by the exons ATGATTAGGCAATCTTCGCCATTGACAAAGCTACCATTAGAAATCATCTCTAATATTCTTACAAGAATTCCGATTCTTCTCATCGTGCGCCTCAAATGCTTTTGCCATGCATGGCTCGAGTTATTCGACTCTCCCGAATTCTCCAAGCTCCATCTTTCTAAATCGTCTGCTGGCCTCCTTGTGGATCAACATCTTGGGGGATCATACATGATCAAGATCTTCAGATTCGAAGATGAACTCGTGGTCGAATGCCAGCAGCTTAACTACACTCCAGTCAGAAGATTTGATCTCACGGAATTCAAGTGTCACACGATATCAGGTTCCGTTGATGGTTTCCTTTGCTTTCGCCATGTTGGCCATATTGACAATCTTTACATCTGCAATCCAATCACATGCGAGTACATCTCACTTCCAACGCTTGAAAGTTGTGTCCAGTTTCCTAGTATGGTCACATATGGGTTCGGGGTAAGCACGATCAGTTGCCAACACAAGGTGGTCCGGATATTTCACGAGTCTGAACTCGATCAGGCAGGG GTGACTGCTATGAGTGATTTTTACATGTTCGATTACTCCAACAAGAACAAAACTACCTCAAAAATGGATGTTGTCGAAATGGCGTGCTGTGGGTCTGTTGAATCAATACTTCACGTTCCTGCTTTGGTTTCACTCACATGTTTTGGAAGAGAGAACGTCAACTCTTTATGA
- the LOC140825655 gene encoding GDSL esterase/lipase At1g29670-like, protein MSQTRPRNFTLLCFFLLPLIFPCIAIQQNDNTKIKGMFVFGSSLVDNGNNNFLPNSIAKVNYFPYGVDFPLGPSGRFTNGKNVIDLLGQKLNLPYYVPPFSDPSTNGSKIVNGVNFASGGSGILDDTGALAGNVISLNQQIRNFEEYTLPELEIQLENKSKAILPQFLFLVGSGGNDYSLNYFMGLSNSNTSIEAFTANLITALAHHLMRLYNLGASKFVLMGINPNGCSPMAKARVPTQEGCIRTLNRAAHMFNAKLRNLVNVIRPQMPGSNLVFVNSYKVIMDIIRHPISRGFVDVKNACCEVSKISEGGNGVLCKRGGSICENRSEYVFFDGLHPTEAVNVVIANKAFASKFKAEVYPFSIYDLSQI, encoded by the exons ATGTCCCAAACAAGACCTCGAAATTTCACACTGCTTTGTTTCTTTCTCCTCCCTTTGATATTTCCATGCATAGCCATACAACAGAATGATAACACCAAAATCAAAGGCATGTTTGTGTTTGGAAGCTCTCTTGTTGATAATGGGAACAACAATTTCCTTCCAAATTCCATAGCCAAAGTTAATTACTTTCCTTATGGAGTAGACTTCCCTCTTGGCCCTTCTGGTAGATTTACCAATGGAAAAAATGTGATAGACTTGCTTGGACAAAAACTTAACCTTCCATATTACGTTCCACCATTCTCCGATCCTTCGACTAATGGGAGTAAGATTGTAAATGGGGTCAACTTTGCTTCTGGTGGTTCTGGAATATTGGATGACACTGGTGCACTTGCT GGAAATGTGATCAGTTTGAATCAACAAATAAGAAACTTCGAGGAGTACACACTGCCAGAATTGGAGATTCAATTGGAGAACAAAAGCAAAGCAATCCTTCCTCAGTTCTTGTTTTTGGTTGGAAGTGGTGGAAATGATTACTCGCTCAATTACTTCATGGGCTTATCCAACAGCAACACCAGCATCGAAGCTTTCACTGCCAATTTGATCACTGCCCTCGCCCACCATCTCATG AGGTTGTACAATTTGGGTGCTAGCAAGTTCGTGTTGATGGGAATAAATCCCAACGGTTGTAGTCCGATGGCTAAAGCCAGGGTTCCGACACAAGAGGGCTGCATTCGGACATTGAATCGAGCGGCTCACATGTTCAATGCCAAGTTGAGGAACTTGGTCAATGTCATCAGGCCACAAATGCCTGGTTCTAACCTTGTTTTTGTCAATTCATACAAAGTTATTATGGATATCATAAGACATCCTATTTCAAGAG GTTTTGTGGATGTAAAAAATGCTTGCTGTGAAGTAAGCAAGATAAGTGAAGGTGGGAATGGGGTTCTGTGCAAAAGAGGAGGATCCATCTGTGAAAATAGGAGTGAATATGTGTTTTTTGATGGCTTGCATCCAACAGAAGCTGTCAATGTTGTGATTGCAAATAAAGCCTTCGCATCCAAATTTAAAGCTGAGGTCTACCCTTTCAGCATCTACGATCTCTCACAAATTTAA